One genomic region from Nocardia vinacea encodes:
- a CDS encoding acyl carrier protein produces MFDTAATCPTTIQVWLVKRVADYTERAPHQVDPAIPLAELGLDSASAVTLCGEIEDRWSLDVDPTLVFDYPTIADIAGYLAAEFAVAA; encoded by the coding sequence ATGTTCGACACCGCTGCCACCTGCCCGACAACGATCCAGGTTTGGCTCGTGAAGCGCGTCGCCGACTACACCGAACGTGCACCGCACCAAGTGGATCCGGCGATTCCGCTCGCCGAGCTCGGCCTCGACTCCGCTTCGGCGGTGACCCTGTGCGGCGAGATCGAGGACCGGTGGTCACTCGACGTCGACCCGACCCTGGTTTTCGACTACCCCACCATCGCCGATATCGCCGGATATCTGGCCGCCGAATTCGCTGTGGCCGCATGA
- a CDS encoding fatty acyl-AMP ligase, translating into MQPSYVHHVRQQVCEYEDTRSYTYLREAGRELIEEIVSYRELDRDARAVAAWLADRPESAQPVVLLYQDGMAFLRAFLGCLYAGVVAVPAPLPNYERSADRLAGIIADSGARLVLTTTQFQPLVAATTTAVVAATDGPLGDPDAWQMPDIDSGTIAFLQYTSGSTGTPKGVVVTHGNLMHNEAAIAVGGGLDDTATGVAWIPHFHDMGLIGFLLGAVYSGGNLVFMSPMTFLKRPVRWLQAISKYRATYTGAPNFAYDLIVRRVTDEQLADLDLSSLRSALCGAEPVRERTVAAVNERFAVAGLQPTAFVPAYGLAEVTLLASYGRIDAAPVYLDAGRDTRLVSCGRAARGLDIRIVDPHTRKQVPDNTVGEIWIRGESVAAGYWNRPDETRETFDAHIGTEGPFLRTGDLGLRHDEELFVAGRLKDLLIINGRNLYPQDVEELVGELHPALAGSVGVAVSVDAGGRERMVVLHGIKKALLGDATLNELTSAIKIAVARGFDVPAPNVVLVETRSVHHTTSGKVQRSSMRAAFLGDRIEGVLHEDLEPALSRSLTV; encoded by the coding sequence ATGCAGCCGAGTTACGTCCACCACGTCCGGCAGCAAGTATGCGAATACGAGGATACGAGGTCCTACACCTACCTGCGTGAGGCCGGTCGCGAGCTCATCGAGGAGATCGTCAGCTACCGCGAACTCGATCGCGACGCCAGGGCCGTGGCCGCTTGGTTGGCCGATCGTCCGGAGTCGGCGCAGCCCGTTGTGCTCCTCTACCAGGACGGTATGGCGTTTCTGCGGGCATTTCTCGGCTGCCTGTATGCCGGTGTCGTGGCCGTTCCCGCGCCGCTGCCGAACTACGAGCGCAGCGCCGACCGGCTAGCGGGCATAATCGCGGACTCCGGCGCCCGGTTGGTGCTCACGACCACCCAGTTCCAGCCACTGGTCGCGGCGACCACAACCGCGGTCGTCGCCGCCACCGACGGCCCGCTCGGCGACCCCGACGCCTGGCAGATGCCCGATATCGACTCCGGGACGATCGCATTCCTGCAATACACCTCGGGATCGACGGGCACCCCGAAGGGCGTCGTCGTGACGCACGGCAATCTTATGCACAACGAGGCGGCCATCGCCGTCGGTGGCGGGCTGGACGATACCGCGACCGGTGTCGCCTGGATCCCGCACTTCCACGACATGGGCCTGATCGGCTTTTTGCTCGGGGCGGTGTACTCCGGCGGGAATCTGGTGTTCATGTCGCCGATGACATTCCTCAAGCGTCCAGTGCGCTGGCTGCAGGCCATCAGCAAGTATCGAGCAACTTACACCGGCGCGCCGAATTTCGCATATGACCTGATCGTGCGCCGAGTAACCGACGAGCAGCTGGCAGATCTCGATCTCAGCAGTCTGCGGTCCGCGTTGTGCGGCGCCGAGCCGGTTCGCGAACGGACCGTGGCGGCGGTAAACGAGCGGTTCGCGGTCGCAGGATTGCAGCCCACGGCATTCGTGCCGGCCTACGGCCTGGCGGAGGTGACGCTGCTCGCCAGCTACGGACGGATCGACGCGGCACCGGTCTACCTCGACGCCGGACGCGATACCCGGCTCGTTAGCTGCGGACGCGCGGCGCGCGGTCTCGACATCCGCATTGTCGACCCGCACACGCGCAAACAGGTGCCGGACAACACTGTCGGCGAGATCTGGATTCGCGGCGAGAGTGTTGCGGCCGGCTATTGGAACCGTCCCGACGAGACCCGCGAGACCTTCGACGCGCACATCGGCACCGAGGGGCCGTTCCTGCGCACCGGTGATCTCGGTCTGCGGCACGACGAGGAGCTGTTCGTCGCCGGTCGGCTCAAGGATCTGCTGATCATCAACGGCCGCAACCTCTATCCCCAGGACGTCGAGGAACTGGTGGGCGAGCTGCATCCGGCACTCGCCGGCAGCGTCGGCGTCGCCGTATCCGTCGACGCGGGGGGCCGGGAACGAATGGTCGTGCTGCATGGCATCAAGAAGGCACTGCTGGGCGACGCCACACTCAACGAGCTGACCTCGGCGATCAAAATCGCGGTCGCCCGAGGGTTCGATGTGCCCGCGCCGAATGTCGTTCTCGTAGAAACCCGTTCGGTGCATCACACCACCAGCGGCAAGGTCCAGCGCAGCTCGATGCGGGCGGCGTTCCTGGGGGATCGCATCGAGGGTGTCCTGCACGAAGATCTCGAACCGGCACTGAGCCGATCACTGACCGTCTGA